One window of Hymenobacter canadensis genomic DNA carries:
- a CDS encoding TonB-dependent receptor, with protein sequence MIYTRIYPAFFGAVALLWLAGPPTVQAQAPSGRVTFSGTVRDARTGEKLPGAAVYTAGGQVGTTTNAAGFYSLTLPAQDSVRLTAGYLGYGRVTVVLAGRQTTTHGFSLVTRNELGEVRVSGASDVPLERRVEMSTLQIPVAQLRKLPALLGEPDVLRAFQLMPGVQAGREGSGALYVRGGSPDQNLTLLDDVPIYYVSHVGGFLSVFDANAISDVRLLKGGFPARYGGRLSSVLDVRLKEGNKEKLSGNAGVGVLATHFSLEGPLKNGKTTFLVSARRGNLDLFSRVASRLSSGGNSVVGYSFYDASAKLSHQLTPRDQLFAAVYLGGDRLFVTQKPQTIAGPQGELRYQNASNLRYGNALASLRWNRTLTPQLFGNATLAATRFRYANEQTFELEDRSPAGKLSEDSRASFSSGVQDVLVKADFEYYPSPAHQIRFGATAVQHAFTPGSNFFTSRTPVAALDTTFGSQRVGAREVALYGEDEIRLTARLSANLGLRVVRYWVQGQGLGGVQPRVLATYLVGEHTAVKASYASMQQYLHLLSNNGAGLPTDLWVPATRRVAPQRAQQLALGVAHTLPEWGLEVSVEAFQKSMRELIEFREGATFYNSSQNWQDKVVTGGRGQVRGLEVLVQRKTGRFTGWVGYTLARNERQFDQLNQGRWYPYKYDRRHDASVVVIYQVRPHITLSATWTYGTGNALTLAQGNYQVIDQSYGLIAGAPSDRYLYPEAEVYGDKNSYRLRAYHRLDLGATFTKSVKHGERTWRVGAYNAYSRHNPYYIYYSSGENDSYFTKGQRRLYQLSLFPILPALSYERSF encoded by the coding sequence ATGATTTATACGCGTATTTACCCGGCGTTTTTTGGCGCCGTGGCGTTGCTGTGGCTGGCGGGCCCGCCAACGGTTCAAGCCCAGGCCCCCAGTGGCCGCGTCACGTTTAGCGGCACCGTGCGGGACGCCCGCACCGGCGAGAAGCTGCCGGGAGCCGCCGTGTACACGGCCGGGGGCCAGGTCGGCACGACGACCAATGCCGCCGGCTTTTACTCGCTGACCCTGCCGGCGCAGGACTCGGTGCGCCTGACGGCCGGCTACCTGGGCTACGGGCGCGTCACCGTGGTGCTGGCCGGCCGGCAGACGACGACCCACGGTTTTTCCCTGGTCACCCGCAACGAGCTGGGCGAGGTGCGGGTAAGTGGCGCATCCGATGTGCCGCTGGAGCGCCGCGTGGAGATGAGCACCCTCCAGATTCCGGTCGCGCAGCTGCGCAAACTGCCGGCGTTGCTGGGCGAGCCCGACGTGCTGCGCGCCTTCCAGCTCATGCCCGGCGTGCAGGCCGGCCGCGAGGGCAGCGGCGCGCTCTACGTGCGCGGGGGCTCCCCGGACCAAAACCTGACCCTGCTCGACGACGTGCCCATCTACTACGTGAGCCACGTCGGCGGCTTTCTGTCCGTGTTCGATGCCAACGCCATCAGCGACGTGCGCCTGCTCAAGGGCGGCTTCCCGGCCCGCTACGGGGGGCGGCTCTCGTCGGTGCTGGACGTGCGCCTGAAGGAAGGCAACAAAGAAAAGCTGAGCGGCAACGCGGGCGTGGGCGTGCTGGCCACTCATTTCTCACTGGAAGGGCCGCTGAAGAATGGCAAAACCACCTTCCTCGTCTCGGCCCGGCGGGGCAACCTGGACCTGTTTTCCCGGGTGGCCAGCCGGCTCTCCTCCGGCGGCAACAGCGTCGTCGGCTACTCTTTCTACGATGCCAGTGCCAAGCTCAGCCACCAGCTCACGCCCCGCGACCAGCTCTTTGCCGCCGTTTACCTGGGCGGCGACCGGCTGTTTGTGACGCAAAAGCCCCAAACCATCGCCGGCCCGCAGGGCGAGCTGCGCTACCAGAACGCCAGCAACCTGCGCTACGGCAACGCCCTGGCTTCGCTGCGCTGGAACCGAACCCTGACCCCTCAGCTGTTCGGCAACGCGACGCTGGCCGCCACCCGTTTTCGCTACGCCAACGAGCAGACCTTCGAGCTGGAGGACCGCTCGCCGGCCGGCAAGCTGAGTGAGGACAGCCGGGCAAGTTTCAGCTCCGGCGTGCAGGACGTGCTGGTAAAGGCGGACTTTGAGTATTACCCCAGCCCCGCCCATCAGATACGGTTCGGAGCGACTGCCGTGCAGCACGCCTTCACCCCCGGCAGCAACTTCTTCACGAGCCGCACCCCGGTGGCGGCGCTCGATACGACGTTCGGGTCCCAGCGCGTGGGAGCCCGGGAAGTGGCCCTCTACGGCGAAGATGAAATCCGGCTGACCGCCCGCCTGTCGGCCAACCTGGGTTTGCGGGTCGTCCGCTACTGGGTGCAGGGGCAGGGGCTCGGCGGGGTGCAGCCCCGGGTGCTGGCCACGTACCTGGTGGGCGAGCACACCGCCGTGAAGGCCTCCTACGCCAGCATGCAGCAGTACCTGCACCTGCTCTCCAACAACGGGGCGGGCCTGCCGACGGACTTGTGGGTGCCCGCCACCCGGCGCGTGGCGCCGCAGCGGGCGCAGCAGCTGGCGCTGGGCGTGGCCCATACGCTCCCCGAGTGGGGGCTGGAAGTCAGCGTGGAAGCCTTCCAGAAGTCAATGCGCGAGCTGATCGAGTTTCGGGAGGGCGCGACCTTCTACAACAGCTCCCAGAACTGGCAGGACAAAGTTGTGACCGGGGGCCGGGGCCAGGTGCGGGGGCTGGAAGTGCTGGTGCAGCGCAAGACGGGCCGCTTCACCGGCTGGGTGGGCTACACGCTGGCCCGCAACGAGCGGCAGTTCGACCAGCTCAATCAGGGCCGGTGGTACCCTTACAAGTACGACCGCCGCCACGACGCGTCCGTGGTGGTCATCTACCAGGTGCGGCCCCATATCACGCTCTCGGCAACGTGGACCTATGGCACCGGCAATGCCCTGACCCTGGCCCAGGGCAACTACCAGGTCATCGACCAGAGCTACGGCCTCATCGCCGGAGCCCCATCGGACCGTTACCTCTACCCTGAAGCCGAAGTGTACGGCGACAAAAACAGCTACCGGCTGCGCGCCTACCACCGCCTGGACCTGGGCGCCACCTTCACCAAGTCCGTCAAGCACGGGGAGCGAACCTGGCGGGTGGGGGCCTACAATGCCTACAGCCGCCACAATCCATACTATATCTATTACAGCTCGGGCGAGAACGACAGCTACTTCACGAAGGGGCAGCGGCGGCTTTATCAGCTGAGTTTGTTTCCCATCCTGCCAGCCCTCAGCTACGAACGCAGTTTCTGA